From a single Pseudobutyrivibrio xylanivorans genomic region:
- a CDS encoding 2-hydroxyacyl-CoA dehydratase family protein: MKDLKHLYYFENLLMDADNELVRQAQADGRICVGSVCYQIPEVLMNLGNAFTVRLRAPRTGSMEMGTYYLTSLLCEYSRALLERAIEGGYQFLDCLMAPDGCTMINRCVENMELLKINEKEHFFYKYLEVPMKADDNGLNLYVSQCKEKILTPLHEKFGIDISDEALRKSVEEHNKICRIITELGNFRKEEKPRITGYEFHIITMCTYVCPQDLLLEKLEETLEEVKNRQPDEKWPYRARVAVVGSEIDDIDMIKLIEDSGAYVCADRFCFGSLPGREEIILNDDEDVLTQICRHYMMTCMCPRHMDTPKMNRRREYVDEIAKKYKADGIIYEQMKFCDPWAYERMVGSHVLREEYGYPVLTIDRPYAVGNSGQIRTRVQAFVESIEIKKIQGGIKSGESNWKLSTREAL; this comes from the coding sequence ATGAAGGATTTAAAGCATCTTTATTATTTTGAGAATCTTCTCATGGATGCTGACAATGAGCTGGTTAGACAAGCTCAGGCTGATGGCAGAATTTGTGTGGGTTCAGTGTGCTATCAGATTCCTGAGGTTCTCATGAACCTTGGCAATGCATTTACTGTTAGACTTCGTGCACCACGCACAGGTTCTATGGAAATGGGAACCTATTACCTTACCAGTTTGCTTTGCGAGTATTCGCGAGCATTGCTTGAGCGTGCCATCGAAGGTGGTTATCAGTTTTTAGATTGTCTTATGGCTCCAGATGGCTGCACCATGATCAACCGTTGCGTTGAGAACATGGAGCTTTTGAAAATCAATGAGAAGGAACATTTCTTTTATAAGTACTTAGAGGTTCCAATGAAAGCAGATGATAATGGCCTTAACCTCTATGTTAGTCAGTGCAAGGAAAAGATTCTTACGCCATTACATGAAAAGTTTGGCATTGATATTAGTGATGAAGCACTCAGAAAATCAGTGGAAGAGCATAATAAAATCTGCCGCATCATTACTGAGCTTGGAAACTTCCGTAAGGAAGAAAAGCCTCGTATCACAGGGTATGAATTCCATATTATTACTATGTGTACTTATGTGTGTCCACAGGACCTTCTCCTAGAGAAGCTTGAGGAGACACTTGAGGAAGTTAAGAATCGCCAGCCAGATGAGAAGTGGCCATATCGTGCAAGAGTTGCAGTGGTTGGTTCAGAGATTGACGATATCGATATGATTAAGCTTATCGAGGATTCAGGTGCTTACGTATGCGCCGACAGATTCTGCTTCGGTTCATTACCAGGCCGCGAGGAAATCATCCTTAATGATGATGAGGATGTTCTCACTCAGATTTGCCGTCATTACATGATGACATGCATGTGCCCACGTCATATGGATACACCTAAGATGAATAGAAGACGTGAGTACGTAGATGAAATCGCAAAGAAATATAAGGCCGATGGAATCATCTACGAACAGATGAAGTTCTGTGATCCATGGGCATATGAGAGAATGGTGGGAAGCCATGTGCTTCGTGAGGAGTATGGTTACCCAGTTCTTACAATCGATAGACCTTATGCAGTAGGCAATTCGGGACAGATTCGTACCCGCGTTCAAGCCTTCGTGGAGAGTATCGAAATTAAGAAAATCCAAGGAGGAATCAAGAGTGGGGAAAGCAATTGGAAGCTCTCAACTAGGGAAGCTTTATAG
- a CDS encoding PRD domain-containing protein gives MLIVKKINNNVAIGQDGNGREIIVTGKGIGFPQMPYEVTDLSLIDRTYYNIEPSHQRLLETVSPELLSFVTQLVDVASSKLDGQLNPNLVFILADHINFAINRTKQGLTLGLPYSEEMAFHYPEINKLAIWMVKKINDWAGIHLEKGEVTSLVIHLMGALQKPTKVGETTERRTERIVKKLDSIIEEELDIKLDKKSFYYFRYKNHIKYFVRRRERNEQYSQNTELLESLKVKNPEQYECVKKIDEFLTKEFDKECSEEEQAYLLLHIVGLSTQEDRNQLGVTSEK, from the coding sequence ATGCTAATTGTCAAAAAAATCAATAATAACGTGGCCATTGGACAAGACGGCAATGGAAGAGAAATCATTGTAACCGGAAAAGGTATTGGATTTCCTCAAATGCCTTATGAGGTGACAGATTTATCTCTTATCGACAGAACCTATTACAATATTGAACCAAGCCACCAGCGATTACTTGAAACAGTATCGCCAGAACTATTGAGCTTTGTTACACAATTAGTTGATGTAGCCTCTAGCAAACTAGATGGTCAGCTTAATCCTAATTTGGTTTTTATTTTGGCGGATCATATCAACTTCGCAATTAATAGAACCAAGCAGGGCTTAACACTTGGATTACCATACTCAGAAGAAATGGCTTTTCACTATCCTGAGATAAATAAGCTCGCTATATGGATGGTTAAGAAGATAAATGATTGGGCAGGAATTCATCTTGAAAAAGGAGAGGTAACTAGTTTAGTCATTCATCTGATGGGAGCTCTTCAAAAGCCAACAAAGGTTGGCGAGACTACTGAGAGACGAACAGAAAGAATCGTCAAAAAGTTAGATAGCATAATTGAAGAGGAATTAGACATAAAGCTTGATAAAAAGAGTTTTTACTATTTCAGATATAAAAATCATATCAAATACTTTGTAAGAAGGCGTGAGAGAAACGAGCAGTATTCACAGAATACCGAGTTGCTTGAAAGCCTTAAGGTAAAGAACCCTGAGCAATACGAATGTGTAAAGAAGATTGACGAGTTCCTAACCAAAGAATTTGATAAAGAGTGTTCTGAAGAGGAACAGGCATATTTATTATTACATATAGTTGGGTTATCAACACAAGAGGATCGTAACCAATTGGGCGTCACCTCAGAGAAGTAA
- a CDS encoding acyl-CoA dehydratase activase translates to MRYFGGCDSGSTYTKCVIIDENGKMVADVTLKSRINAVLSCQDALDQAVAQVPDLNSAQDLTYLVGTGYGRNKVPFADENISEISCHAMGVHVADPSVKAIIDIGGQDVKGIAVDTDGTVLNFAMNDKCAAGTGRFFEAMARAFEMDLDEFSCLSLKAKNVIPITAQCTVFAESEVISLVGEGKPMDEIAAGIELSVAKRCFVMSKKAGAVDHITLTGGCAKNAGLKAAIEQVLKLKVTELPIDPQLMGALGAAEFARQKGM, encoded by the coding sequence ATGAGATATTTTGGTGGTTGTGACTCAGGTAGTACTTATACTAAATGTGTCATTATTGATGAGAATGGAAAGATGGTAGCAGACGTTACCCTCAAGAGCCGCATCAATGCAGTGCTCTCATGCCAGGATGCCCTTGACCAGGCAGTGGCTCAGGTTCCAGATTTAAATAGTGCCCAGGACTTAACTTACCTTGTAGGTACTGGTTATGGTCGTAACAAGGTTCCATTTGCAGATGAGAACATTTCAGAGATTAGCTGCCACGCTATGGGTGTTCACGTAGCTGACCCGAGCGTAAAGGCTATTATCGATATCGGTGGACAGGATGTTAAGGGTATCGCAGTTGATACTGATGGTACAGTTCTTAACTTTGCCATGAATGATAAGTGTGCTGCCGGTACAGGCCGTTTCTTCGAGGCAATGGCAAGAGCATTTGAAATGGATTTAGACGAGTTCTCATGCCTTTCACTTAAGGCAAAGAATGTTATTCCAATCACAGCTCAGTGTACAGTATTTGCTGAGTCAGAGGTTATCTCACTTGTAGGTGAAGGTAAGCCTATGGATGAAATCGCAGCAGGTATTGAGCTTTCAGTTGCTAAGCGTTGCTTTGTAATGTCAAAAAAGGCTGGTGCTGTAGACCACATCACACTTACTGGTGGTTGTGCAAAGAATGCAGGTCTTAAGGCTGCAATTGAGCAGGTTCTCAAGCTCAAGGTTACAGAACTTCCAATTGACCCACAGCTTATGGGTGCACTTGGCGCAGCCGAGTTCGCACGTCAAAAAGGAATGTAA
- a CDS encoding hydrogenase maturation nickel metallochaperone HypA, whose translation MHELGIVFHVAKQVEEVAIENNAEHINEVVLSIGEVSTVIPDYLIDCWAWNAKKYPRLDGSKLTCETIKAVTFCEDCKQEYETVAHGKTCPHCGSGNTYLVTGNEVILKEVIAD comes from the coding sequence ATGCATGAATTAGGTATTGTGTTTCATGTAGCGAAACAGGTAGAGGAAGTTGCTATTGAGAACAACGCTGAGCACATCAACGAGGTAGTGCTCTCAATCGGTGAGGTTTCCACAGTCATTCCAGATTATTTGATTGACTGCTGGGCTTGGAATGCGAAAAAGTACCCAAGACTTGATGGCAGCAAGCTCACTTGCGAAACAATTAAGGCTGTGACCTTCTGCGAGGATTGCAAGCAGGAGTACGAAACAGTTGCCCACGGTAAGACCTGTCCACATTGTGGCAGCGGCAACACATATCTTGTCACAGGAAATGAAGTTATTCTTAAAGAAGTTATAGCTGATTAA
- a CDS encoding bile acid:sodium symporter family protein, translating to MKQISSFIGKYMAIIVLVVAALALFKPGTCLWIQTSWINYLLMIVMFGMGLTIKPEDFVLVFTHPKDILIGCIAQFTIMPLLAFILGKTFGLEAGLLAGVILVGTCPGGTSSNVITYLSEGDVALSVGMTSVNTLLAPLLTPVITYLFLHTTVSVDVLAMFLSIIKVVIIPIALGFVINHFFGKFTTKVKEALPLVSVLAITLIVAAVVSHNSQQILTTGAVIFVVVILHNLLGYSCGLLLGIALKLPLAKKKALSVEIGMQNSGLATSLAATAFPNLAMATVPGAIFSVWHNISGALLANIYRRMTEEKDVAVVRKLKIEM from the coding sequence ATGAAACAAATCAGTAGCTTTATCGGAAAGTACATGGCTATCATTGTACTTGTAGTCGCAGCGCTGGCTCTTTTTAAGCCAGGCACATGCCTTTGGATTCAGACTAGTTGGATTAACTATCTCCTTATGATAGTCATGTTTGGAATGGGTCTTACAATTAAGCCTGAAGATTTTGTTTTAGTATTCACTCATCCAAAGGATATTCTTATTGGCTGTATTGCCCAATTCACAATAATGCCTCTGCTTGCATTTATACTGGGAAAGACCTTCGGTCTTGAGGCTGGACTGCTTGCAGGTGTTATTCTAGTTGGAACTTGTCCTGGTGGTACATCCAGCAACGTCATCACATATCTTAGCGAAGGTGATGTAGCTTTATCTGTTGGCATGACTAGCGTAAACACTCTTCTTGCACCACTGCTTACACCTGTTATCACATATTTATTCCTTCACACAACAGTATCTGTTGATGTGCTTGCTATGTTCCTATCAATTATCAAGGTAGTTATCATTCCAATCGCACTGGGCTTCGTCATTAACCACTTCTTTGGAAAATTCACTACTAAGGTAAAGGAAGCACTTCCACTTGTTTCAGTGCTGGCAATCACACTGATTGTTGCAGCCGTTGTATCTCACAACTCACAGCAGATTCTTACAACTGGCGCTGTAATCTTTGTAGTTGTAATCCTTCATAATCTTCTTGGTTATAGCTGCGGATTACTCCTTGGAATAGCCCTTAAACTTCCACTTGCTAAGAAAAAGGCACTTTCTGTTGAAATTGGAATGCAAAACTCAGGACTTGCTACTTCACTTGCAGCCACAGCATTTCCTAATCTTGCAATGGCCACAGTACCTGGCGCCATCTTCTCTGTATGGCACAACATCTCAGGCGCTTTGCTTGCAAACATCTACCGCAGAATGACTGAGGAGAAGGATGTTGCTGTTGTACGCAAACTCAAAATCGAAATGTAG
- a CDS encoding FAD-dependent oxidoreductase: MPEMSKAIIPPHMGDKEPSKKIIELGRKITDVMPHKMFGVKVEDPEYWGLAEIVTEEMAEVGLTMKVRHHYTFDELCKMNPEKAKDKEAFQKLLDDMSYIGLLEYDYGNHYDHNGRTAPQSERRYTLPIFVPGSAELFNMEESVPGERSNNRLKQHPAVASFFERMTYLPLDGLTHLIPPGGAGVGMHVIPVEKAIEFENEKLDLEQISYWLKKYEGHIGVGQCSCRVSRACLEEGCGDDEMNWCIGLGDFADYCRETGKGHDITYEEAMRIVERAETLGYVHQITNIDGENKIFGLCNCNVNICNALRTSQLFNTPNMSRSAYTAHVEAEKCVACGKCVEYCPAGAVKLGQKLCKKDGSQVEYPKVVLPDRVHWGKDKYDEDYRDNNRKNCYETGTAPCKVACPAHVSVQGYVNMAKEGRYEDALALIKKDNPFPAICGRVCNKRCEAACTRGTIDAPVAIDDIKKFIAERDLHAETRYIPPIDIPSNRLTQWDDKIAIIGAGPAGLSCAYYLATKGYKPTVFEKNSRPGGMLTWGIPTWKLEKDVVEAEIDVIRQLGVEIKCNVEVGKDITLDELRAQGYKAFYVAIGCQGGKIPPIPGTDAKNGIDIAVTFLHKALEDQSQKMDGNVVVVGGGNVAIDCVRTAARFGAGNPQMFCLESRDEMPANNIEITETLEEDIAINNGWGPKEILKDAEGNVAGIVFKKCTSVKDAEGKFNPQYDENETMTVECKNIIFAIGQGIEWGGLLGENEKVEFWHGNYPVADKLTYQTAQPDIFVGGDVYSGPKFAIDAIEAGKCAADSLHRFVQPGCSMTIGKNRRDFIELDKDNILVEEYDTAGRNEPAIDTSIDMKHSFRDAHLTLTEEQVKAEASRCLKCGASVVDENKCIGCGVCTTKCAFDAIKLHRTHPECTHMVPSEDKFKHIGAYAIKRAAKIAFSKKSDAEKQAEREHKAYKKANK; this comes from the coding sequence ATGCCAGAAATGAGTAAAGCAATTATCCCACCACACATGGGGGATAAGGAGCCAAGCAAGAAGATTATCGAGCTTGGAAGAAAGATTACAGACGTTATGCCACACAAGATGTTTGGTGTAAAGGTTGAGGATCCAGAGTACTGGGGTCTTGCAGAAATCGTAACAGAGGAGATGGCTGAAGTTGGCCTTACAATGAAGGTTCGCCATCACTATACATTTGATGAACTTTGCAAAATGAATCCTGAGAAGGCAAAGGATAAGGAGGCTTTCCAGAAGCTTCTTGATGATATGTCATACATCGGTCTTTTAGAGTACGATTATGGCAATCACTACGATCACAACGGACGTACAGCTCCACAGTCAGAGAGAAGATACACACTTCCTATCTTCGTTCCAGGTTCTGCAGAGCTTTTCAACATGGAAGAGTCAGTTCCAGGTGAGCGTTCAAACAATAGATTAAAGCAGCACCCAGCTGTTGCATCATTCTTTGAGAGAATGACATATTTACCACTTGATGGACTTACACACCTTATCCCACCAGGAGGTGCTGGTGTAGGTATGCACGTTATTCCTGTAGAGAAGGCTATCGAGTTCGAAAATGAGAAGCTTGACCTTGAGCAGATTTCATATTGGCTCAAGAAATACGAAGGCCACATCGGTGTAGGTCAGTGTTCATGCCGTGTATCACGTGCCTGCCTTGAAGAAGGCTGCGGTGATGATGAGATGAATTGGTGTATCGGTCTGGGTGATTTCGCAGATTACTGCCGTGAGACTGGTAAGGGTCACGATATCACATACGAAGAGGCTATGCGTATCGTTGAGCGTGCTGAGACACTTGGTTACGTTCACCAGATCACAAACATCGATGGTGAGAACAAGATCTTTGGTCTTTGCAACTGTAACGTAAACATTTGTAACGCCCTTCGTACATCACAGCTTTTCAACACTCCTAACATGTCACGTTCAGCTTACACAGCACACGTTGAGGCAGAGAAGTGTGTAGCTTGTGGTAAGTGTGTTGAGTACTGCCCAGCTGGTGCAGTTAAGCTTGGTCAGAAGCTTTGCAAGAAGGACGGCTCACAGGTAGAGTATCCAAAGGTAGTTCTTCCAGACAGAGTTCACTGGGGCAAGGATAAATATGACGAGGATTATCGTGATAACAACCGTAAGAACTGCTACGAGACTGGTACAGCTCCATGTAAGGTAGCTTGTCCTGCTCACGTTTCTGTTCAGGGTTATGTAAATATGGCTAAGGAAGGCAGATATGAGGATGCTCTTGCCCTTATCAAGAAGGACAACCCTTTCCCAGCTATCTGCGGTCGTGTATGTAACAAGAGATGTGAGGCTGCTTGTACTCGTGGTACAATCGATGCTCCTGTTGCTATCGACGATATTAAGAAGTTTATTGCTGAGCGCGATCTTCACGCTGAGACAAGATACATTCCACCAATCGATATCCCTTCAAACCGCTTAACACAGTGGGATGACAAGATTGCTATCATTGGTGCAGGTCCTGCAGGTCTTTCTTGCGCTTACTACCTTGCAACAAAGGGTTACAAGCCAACAGTATTCGAGAAGAACAGTCGTCCAGGTGGTATGCTCACATGGGGTATTCCAACATGGAAGCTTGAGAAGGATGTTGTTGAGGCAGAAATCGACGTTATCCGTCAGCTTGGTGTTGAGATTAAGTGCAACGTTGAAGTTGGTAAGGACATCACTCTTGATGAGCTTCGTGCTCAGGGCTACAAGGCATTCTATGTTGCAATTGGATGCCAGGGCGGAAAGATTCCACCAATTCCAGGAACAGATGCAAAGAACGGTATCGACATCGCTGTTACATTCCTTCACAAGGCACTTGAGGATCAGAGCCAGAAGATGGATGGCAATGTAGTTGTTGTCGGTGGTGGTAACGTAGCTATCGACTGTGTACGTACAGCTGCTAGATTTGGTGCTGGCAACCCTCAGATGTTCTGTCTTGAGTCAAGAGATGAGATGCCTGCAAACAATATCGAAATTACAGAGACACTTGAAGAGGATATCGCAATCAACAATGGTTGGGGTCCAAAGGAAATCCTTAAGGATGCTGAGGGCAATGTAGCAGGTATCGTATTCAAAAAGTGTACATCAGTTAAGGATGCTGAGGGCAAGTTCAATCCACAGTATGATGAGAACGAGACTATGACAGTAGAGTGCAAGAACATCATCTTCGCTATCGGTCAGGGTATCGAGTGGGGCGGACTCCTCGGTGAGAACGAGAAGGTTGAGTTCTGGCATGGAAATTACCCAGTTGCTGATAAGCTCACATACCAGACAGCACAGCCAGATATCTTTGTTGGTGGTGATGTTTACTCAGGTCCTAAGTTCGCTATCGATGCTATCGAGGCAGGTAAGTGCGCTGCTGATTCACTTCACAGATTCGTACAGCCAGGCTGCTCTATGACAATCGGAAAGAACCGTCGTGACTTTATCGAGCTTGACAAGGACAACATTCTTGTGGAAGAATATGATACAGCAGGACGTAATGAGCCAGCTATTGATACAAGCATTGATATGAAGCATTCATTCAGAGACGCACACCTTACTCTTACAGAGGAGCAGGTTAAGGCAGAGGCTAGCCGTTGCCTTAAGTGTGGTGCTTCTGTAGTTGATGAGAATAAGTGTATCGGATGTGGTGTCTGCACAACTAAGTGTGCATTTGACGCTATCAAGCTTCACAGAACTCATCCAGAGTGTACACACATGGTCCCATCTGAAGATAAGTTCAAGCATATCGGTGCATACGCTATCAAGCGTGCGGCTAAGATTGCGTTCTCAAAGAAGTCAGATGCTGAAAAGCAGGCTGAGCGCGAGCACAAGGCGTATAAGAAGGCAAATAAATAG
- a CDS encoding carbon monoxide dehydrogenase, which produces MKLYDESIKSLLDSVDFSEARKLDIVNTNWEDVGDHNLILRADMAFELGGGTYPAVSAMGVTSNSEFVPADEVILIGPDLKDIKADQPYARISIVRVDDANMGDGNALYNAIRKIEYVRYHINPKGYMTRISAKGGREPVRVSAEAIKEGLGFAQVGKLFLDTYHENQNIEAVKLIFITDPNFDYKSLSERAKHLEDITGTIDHIFKNVTMDCGSCSLQKICDEVEGLRELHFKERKGV; this is translated from the coding sequence ATGAAGTTATATGACGAAAGTATAAAGTCGTTGTTGGATTCAGTTGATTTCTCTGAAGCCCGAAAGCTTGATATCGTAAATACGAATTGGGAGGATGTGGGAGACCATAATCTCATCCTTCGTGCAGATATGGCTTTTGAGCTTGGAGGAGGAACTTATCCTGCAGTCAGTGCCATGGGTGTCACAAGCAACAGTGAATTTGTTCCAGCGGATGAGGTCATTTTGATTGGTCCAGATTTGAAGGACATCAAGGCTGACCAGCCATATGCCAGAATTTCAATTGTTCGTGTGGATGATGCAAACATGGGTGATGGCAACGCACTTTATAATGCTATTAGAAAAATTGAATATGTGAGATATCACATTAATCCAAAGGGCTACATGACTCGTATCTCTGCCAAGGGTGGTAGAGAGCCGGTTCGAGTTTCTGCTGAGGCCATCAAAGAAGGTCTCGGTTTCGCCCAGGTAGGAAAGCTATTTTTAGACACCTACCATGAAAATCAAAATATCGAAGCTGTAAAGCTCATATTTATAACTGATCCGAATTTCGATTACAAATCACTTTCGGAGCGGGCAAAGCATCTTGAAGATATCACTGGCACCATAGATCATATCTTCAAGAATGTAACGATGGACTGCGGAAGCTGTTCATTACAGAAGATTTGCGATGAGGTTGAGGGCCTTCGTGAACTTCATTTTAAGGAAAGAAAGGGAGTATAA
- a CDS encoding YitT family protein: MKKTQGILQYIFIIVGAIMASFSVALIILPNDAIDYGTAGVAIIISKLTGLSLAPLVFLVFIPFIIAGHVVLGKSFTIKATVGSLTYTLGIHFFEEIPFELNTEHFLAVAFGGAILGAGLSLILRNGGCIDGSEILANIVVKRLSDKTGRNYSMTPVLLAFNALVYFTVFFTIDMTAALLSLLVYVVATTVIDHYTDHFEAIKQVTIITQDPDNIIADIKKQLNKTCTIMDSRGAIAGENNTLICYISYFELPIMKDIISANAGSFSTVSTIDEILR, from the coding sequence ATGAAGAAAACACAAGGGATTTTACAGTACATATTTATTATAGTTGGAGCCATAATGGCCAGTTTTTCAGTCGCACTGATTATATTGCCAAATGACGCCATTGATTATGGAACAGCAGGGGTTGCCATCATTATCAGCAAGCTTACTGGGCTTTCACTGGCGCCTCTTGTATTTTTAGTATTTATACCTTTTATAATAGCAGGACACGTAGTGCTTGGAAAAAGCTTCACTATCAAAGCTACAGTCGGTTCTTTGACCTACACTTTGGGAATACATTTTTTCGAGGAGATTCCCTTCGAGCTTAACACCGAGCATTTCCTTGCAGTTGCTTTTGGTGGGGCAATCCTTGGGGCAGGCCTATCCCTTATCCTTCGAAATGGTGGATGTATAGATGGTTCTGAGATATTAGCCAACATAGTTGTTAAGCGCCTATCTGATAAAACAGGTCGAAATTACAGCATGACTCCCGTTTTGCTTGCATTCAATGCATTAGTTTATTTCACAGTGTTTTTCACGATAGATATGACAGCGGCATTGCTTAGTCTTTTGGTTTATGTGGTGGCTACCACTGTTATCGATCATTACACAGACCATTTCGAAGCCATTAAGCAGGTTACCATTATCACCCAGGACCCAGATAACATTATTGCTGACATAAAGAAACAGCTGAACAAAACCTGTACCATCATGGACTCTAGAGGTGCAATCGCTGGCGAAAACAATACATTAATATGCTATATAAGCTACTTCGAACTTCCAATAATGAAGGACATTATCTCTGCTAATGCTGGAAGCTTTAGTACAGTGTCTACAATTGATGAGATATTGAGGTAA
- a CDS encoding 2-hydroxyacyl-CoA dehydratase family protein — MGKAIGSSQLGKLYSGDKKVFKHREWRGIRDTWYDYTRWLGIMAMLGKFMLHPKNVKGFFRYRWMQNYLAVPMMIDKHSMGLRGTQLRICREEYDLVASDVAKLLTKIFSMDQNLGASPEASKHVVLMDENEMTNIMCGFPNLEGLSWETASCYVCVLLQGDAMTHYLDVVQECGMPGDVCPMPASEAGICIDGDMPIFGKCAVQCNTTCDGSLMGNGVISRALERNGIPVHQLATPLRHTEPGVQEYAAQEVRNAIKFIEEQTGEKFDWDYYFECAKRINIGARECSEWLEITKTDYPQVVGNNILLYRETEYMAIAGKVPAFATLDKKITKMATEAYKNKNMLAKEYRHRAVIWGVQSQFYTDFVAWLMNCWGILPMFDMLTMVSLDPISEDDKEQAIYDMAHQYENMIMRNRTHGGYEVLLDDLWRYCEEFCADMVILWEHIACKALDGMHGMFEQQAREHGIKLVWVNHDLYDPRVIPRKNLRQDVNRYMRSVLREEPLDPSLEDYDDTNLW; from the coding sequence GTGGGGAAAGCAATTGGAAGCTCTCAACTAGGGAAGCTTTATAGTGGTGACAAAAAAGTATTTAAACATAGAGAGTGGAGAGGTATCAGGGACACTTGGTACGATTACACCAGATGGCTGGGCATTATGGCCATGCTTGGTAAATTCATGCTCCACCCAAAGAACGTAAAGGGCTTCTTCAGATATCGTTGGATGCAGAATTATTTGGCAGTTCCAATGATGATTGATAAGCATTCCATGGGACTTCGTGGAACACAGCTTCGCATCTGCCGTGAGGAATATGATTTGGTTGCAAGCGATGTTGCGAAGCTTTTGACCAAGATTTTCTCAATGGACCAGAACCTTGGCGCCAGCCCAGAGGCTTCAAAGCATGTAGTCCTTATGGATGAAAACGAAATGACAAACATCATGTGTGGATTCCCAAATCTTGAGGGACTCAGCTGGGAGACAGCAAGCTGTTACGTTTGCGTACTCCTTCAGGGAGATGCCATGACACACTATCTTGATGTAGTTCAGGAATGTGGTATGCCTGGTGATGTTTGTCCAATGCCAGCATCTGAGGCTGGTATTTGTATCGATGGTGATATGCCAATCTTTGGTAAGTGTGCTGTTCAGTGTAACACTACCTGTGATGGTTCACTTATGGGAAATGGTGTTATTTCAAGAGCACTGGAGCGTAATGGAATTCCGGTTCATCAGCTTGCTACACCACTTCGTCACACTGAGCCTGGTGTTCAGGAATATGCTGCCCAGGAAGTTAGAAATGCTATCAAGTTCATCGAGGAACAGACAGGCGAGAAGTTCGACTGGGATTACTATTTCGAGTGTGCTAAGCGAATCAACATCGGTGCAAGAGAGTGTTCTGAGTGGCTTGAAATCACAAAGACAGATTATCCACAGGTTGTTGGTAATAATATTTTGCTCTATCGTGAGACAGAGTACATGGCAATCGCAGGAAAGGTTCCAGCCTTTGCCACTCTTGATAAAAAGATTACAAAGATGGCTACAGAAGCCTACAAGAACAAGAACATGCTCGCTAAGGAATACCGTCATCGTGCGGTAATTTGGGGAGTTCAGTCTCAGTTCTACACAGATTTCGTTGCATGGCTTATGAACTGTTGGGGAATTCTTCCAATGTTTGATATGCTTACAATGGTTTCTCTTGATCCGATTTCAGAGGATGATAAGGAACAGGCTATTTACGATATGGCACATCAGTATGAAAACATGATTATGAGAAACCGTACTCATGGTGGTTATGAGGTTCTTCTTGACGATCTTTGGAGATATTGTGAGGAGTTCTGTGCAGACATGGTTATCCTTTGGGAGCACATTGCCTGCAAGGCCCTTGATGGTATGCACGGTATGTTCGAGCAGCAGGCTCGTGAGCATGGCATCAAACTCGTATGGGTTAATCATGACCTCTACGACCCACGCGTCATTCCACGTAAGAACCTTCGCCAAGACGTAAACCGCTACATGCGCAGCGTCCTCCGCGAAGAGCCTCTCGATCCTTCATTAGAGGACTACGATGATACTAACTTGTGGTAA